A single genomic interval of Scyliorhinus canicula chromosome 15, sScyCan1.1, whole genome shotgun sequence harbors:
- the mpv17l gene encoding mpv17-like protein has product MWKVLISQVERFPWFSNVVWYSGIFAAGDLAQQKLLKPDDIDLRQTRNVALLSLSFHGNFFYLWLKLMDKVFPGKGLGSVIRKVVCDQLVMTPTGISAYYIGMSAMEGKQDILAVWRETFWKTYQVAVIYWPVGQMINYGLVPVFFRMAFFGCWCFVWVIFMSNLRQHQREAQGTEFGLLRTIKKS; this is encoded by the exons ATGTGGAAAGTTCTCATCTCCCAGGTTGAGCGGTTCCCCTGGTTCTCCAATGTGGTCTGGTACAGCGGCATCTTCGCagcgggggatctggcccagcAGAAACTTCTAAAACCCGATGATATCGACTTGAGGCAGACGAGAAATGTCGCCCTTCTGTCTTTAAGCTTCCATGGGAATTTTTTCTACCTGTGGCTGAAGTTGATGGATAAGGTGTTCCCCGGCAAGGGATTGGGCAGCGTCATACGGAAGGTGGTGTGTGACCAACTGGTGATGACTCCAACTGGCATCAGTGCCTATTACATAG GTATGAGTGCAATGGAAGGGAAACAAGATATCCTTGCTGTCTGGAGAGAAACATTCTGGAAAACATATCAG GTTGCTGTGATATATTGGCCTGTGGGGCAG ATGATCAACTATGGCCTGGTCCCCGTCTTCTTCAGGATGGCCTTTTTTGGCTGCTGGTGTTTTGTATGGGTTATTTTCATGTCCAATTTGAGACAACATCAACGTGAAGCTCAGGGAACTGAATTTGGATTATTACGTACAATCAAGAAGTCATAG